The proteins below come from a single Chryseobacterium sp. MA9 genomic window:
- the recG gene encoding ATP-dependent DNA helicase RecG translates to MNLETSIEYVKGIGPERAKLIKSVLGLTTVEDMLNFYPIRYLDKSKIYTVSQLQEESSQEIQLRGRITHVQEIQTGKTKRLSAKFNDETGSMDLVWFQYSKWLKEQLPINKEVYIFGKINVFNRQFSMPHPEIEAEENKEGDTRLKPIYPSSEKLTKRGLSQRFFQNALRNICKEIPNLIEENFPEYLMKTFKFMSRQHAFLNIHFPKDKEHFDKADYRLKFEESFFFQLGYGLKKLHHKTQSHGNPFPIIGDHFNDFYEKHLPFELTNAQKRVLKEIRIDMKRPIQMNRLLQGDVGSGKTMVALLTMLIAMDNGFQSCLMAPTEILAQQHYNGIKELLEKTGINIRILTGSTKASERRIIHEELENGMLSILVGTHAVLEDKVKFKNLGLAIIDEQHRFGVAQRAKLWAKNKIPPHILVMTATPIPRTLAMSFYSDLDVSVIDEMPVGRKPIITAHRREKDRLYVYNFCKDEIKKGRQVYFVYPLIEESETLDYKNLVEGLEHVMDYFSEYNVTMLHGKMKPDEKDAAMAYFASGKAEIMVATTVIEVGVNVPNASVMVIESSERFGLSQLHQLRGRVGRGAEQSYCILMTSDKLSKESRTRITTMTETNDGFKISEVDMQLRGPGDILGTQQSGVVDFKRLDLINDSVIIKTTKNTVEKILEADPMLSRPDNLIIKNYYIRYYKGKNKWSKIS, encoded by the coding sequence ATGAATCTCGAAACCTCCATAGAATACGTAAAAGGAATAGGTCCGGAAAGAGCCAAACTCATTAAAAGTGTATTGGGCCTAACCACTGTTGAAGATATGCTGAACTTCTACCCTATCCGCTATCTAGATAAAAGTAAAATTTATACTGTTTCTCAGCTTCAGGAAGAAAGCAGCCAGGAAATACAATTAAGGGGAAGAATCACTCATGTTCAGGAAATCCAGACTGGGAAGACTAAAAGATTATCTGCAAAATTCAATGATGAAACAGGCAGTATGGATCTGGTATGGTTCCAGTATTCAAAATGGCTGAAAGAGCAGCTTCCTATCAACAAGGAGGTTTATATTTTTGGGAAAATTAATGTCTTCAACCGTCAGTTTTCTATGCCGCATCCGGAAATAGAAGCTGAGGAAAATAAAGAAGGAGATACAAGACTTAAACCTATTTACCCGAGTTCGGAAAAGCTGACTAAAAGAGGATTAAGTCAAAGATTTTTTCAGAATGCACTGAGAAATATCTGCAAAGAAATTCCAAATCTTATTGAAGAGAATTTTCCGGAATACCTGATGAAAACCTTTAAGTTCATGTCCAGACAGCATGCTTTTCTGAATATTCATTTTCCAAAAGATAAAGAACATTTTGATAAGGCTGATTACAGATTGAAATTTGAAGAATCATTTTTTTTTCAATTAGGGTATGGCTTAAAAAAGCTTCACCATAAAACACAGTCTCATGGCAACCCTTTCCCTATTATTGGGGATCATTTCAATGATTTCTATGAAAAGCACCTTCCTTTTGAGCTTACCAATGCACAGAAAAGAGTATTAAAGGAAATCCGTATTGATATGAAAAGGCCGATTCAGATGAACAGGCTTTTACAGGGTGATGTAGGATCAGGGAAAACGATGGTAGCATTGTTAACCATGCTTATTGCTATGGACAACGGTTTTCAGAGTTGTTTGATGGCTCCAACAGAAATTCTTGCCCAGCAGCACTATAACGGGATCAAAGAACTCTTAGAAAAAACCGGAATCAATATCCGTATTCTGACGGGTTCTACCAAAGCATCAGAAAGGAGAATTATACATGAAGAACTGGAAAACGGTATGCTTTCAATTTTGGTAGGAACACATGCTGTTTTGGAAGATAAGGTTAAATTTAAAAATCTGGGATTAGCAATCATTGATGAGCAGCATAGGTTTGGAGTTGCTCAGCGTGCTAAACTTTGGGCTAAAAACAAAATTCCGCCTCATATTCTGGTGATGACCGCTACTCCTATTCCAAGGACTCTGGCAATGAGTTTTTATTCAGATCTGGATGTCTCCGTTATTGATGAAATGCCCGTGGGAAGAAAGCCTATCATTACTGCTCACAGACGTGAAAAAGACAGACTGTATGTATATAATTTCTGTAAAGATGAAATTAAGAAAGGCCGGCAGGTCTATTTTGTATATCCGCTAATTGAGGAATCAGAAACCTTAGATTACAAAAATCTGGTGGAAGGTCTGGAACATGTCATGGATTATTTCTCAGAATACAATGTGACCATGCTTCATGGGAAGATGAAACCGGATGAGAAAGATGCTGCAATGGCTTATTTCGCTTCGGGAAAAGCTGAAATTATGGTGGCAACTACAGTAATTGAAGTAGGAGTAAATGTCCCCAATGCTTCTGTAATGGTCATTGAAAGTTCGGAAAGGTTCGGACTTTCACAGCTGCATCAGTTGAGAGGACGTGTAGGAAGAGGTGCTGAACAGAGTTACTGTATCCTGATGACTTCAGATAAATTGTCTAAGGAAAGCAGAACACGTATCACGACCATGACTGAAACCAATGATGGCTTTAAAATTTCTGAAGTAGACATGCAGCTTCGTGGTCCGGGAGATATTCTGGGTACCCAGCAAAGTGGTGTGGTAGATTTTAAGAGATTAGACCTTATTAATGATTCCGTGATCATCAAAACGACAAAAAATACGGTAGAAAAAATTCTGGAAGCTGATCCAATGCTGTCCAGGCCTGATAATCTGATAATCAAAAACTATTATATCAGATACTACAAAGGAAAAAACAAATGGAGTAAAATTTCATAA
- a CDS encoding thioredoxin fold domain-containing protein, with amino-acid sequence MKKILSIILLFLLNFSFAQVKWITIEEALKAQKENPKKILIDFYADWCGPCKIMDKKTYGHPVIAQNLNENYYSVKFNAEEKKSMEIFGRTFSNPNTEHRKGKNSLHEFTQYMNVGAVPSTVFLDEHGDPITILQGELSAKELEPYLELISKDLFKKIKTREQWEDYQKKFKSKIKD; translated from the coding sequence ATGAAGAAAATTTTAAGCATAATACTCTTATTTTTATTAAATTTTAGTTTTGCCCAGGTAAAGTGGATAACCATTGAAGAAGCCTTAAAAGCTCAAAAGGAAAATCCTAAAAAAATACTTATTGATTTTTATGCAGACTGGTGTGGCCCATGCAAAATCATGGACAAAAAAACTTATGGACATCCTGTGATTGCTCAGAATCTGAACGAGAATTATTATTCTGTAAAGTTTAATGCAGAAGAAAAAAAGAGTATGGAAATCTTTGGACGAACATTTTCAAACCCTAATACCGAGCATAGAAAAGGAAAAAATTCACTGCATGAGTTTACACAGTATATGAATGTAGGCGCAGTTCCAAGTACTGTATTTCTGGATGAACATGGAGATCCTATCACCATTCTTCAGGGAGAATTATCGGCCAAAGAACTGGAGCCCTATCTGGAACTGATCTCAAAAGATTTGTTCAAAAAAATTAAAACCAGAGAACAATGGGAAGACTACCAGAAAAAGTTCAAATCTAAAATCAAAGATTAA
- a CDS encoding peptide MFS transporter: MSLTLDEIQNFKGKYPRQIWSLFFSEMWERFCFYGMRGMLVFFMISQLNFHEKEANLQYGATQAFVYAFTFIGGLFADKILGFRKSLFWGGLLMIVGSLILATDPHKFFFLGIAFTVVGTGFFKPNISSMVGQLYKPNDSRADAGFSLFYAGINLGALLGGYLCIAIGKGEFLNNVIAEEMRWHIAFGLASIVMVISLINFVFTQRTLGTIGLQPGHPLAEEKTAPIPKWKEYGVYVLSLVFVPIIMTMVAKTEYTDYFMWTIGPLTLIYLFYEMSKVTASERKKLWAALVFIIFSIIFWGIYEQSGGSLSIFAAKNLNKDLLGLDPNGVNNSGGAFFIIFLAPLIGLLWIWLNKRKIEPNTIIKFGLGFIFLGLGYYVLFATRLFADLQGITSLNFFTLALLIITLGELCLSPIGLSIMTKLSTKNLQGMMMGMWFLASAYGQYVAGIIGASLATAKKGSSNYDELITYTDGYKQLGLYAVIAGVVLILISPYVKKLMQDVK, from the coding sequence ATGAGCTTAACTTTAGATGAAATACAAAATTTCAAAGGAAAGTATCCCAGACAAATCTGGAGCCTGTTTTTCTCTGAAATGTGGGAACGCTTTTGTTTCTATGGAATGCGTGGAATGCTGGTTTTCTTTATGATCTCACAGCTTAATTTCCATGAAAAAGAAGCCAACCTTCAATATGGTGCGACCCAGGCCTTCGTATATGCCTTTACTTTTATAGGAGGTCTTTTTGCCGATAAAATTTTAGGATTCAGAAAATCCCTGTTCTGGGGTGGTCTCCTAATGATCGTAGGAAGTTTAATTCTTGCCACAGATCCTCACAAATTCTTTTTCTTAGGAATAGCATTCACAGTAGTAGGTACAGGTTTCTTCAAACCTAATATTTCATCTATGGTGGGACAACTTTATAAACCTAATGATTCAAGGGCTGATGCAGGCTTTTCGCTTTTCTATGCAGGGATTAATCTTGGGGCATTATTAGGAGGTTACTTGTGTATTGCTATTGGTAAAGGAGAATTCCTAAATAATGTTATTGCAGAAGAAATGAGATGGCATATTGCTTTCGGGCTGGCTTCGATAGTAATGGTAATAAGCTTGATTAACTTTGTGTTCACTCAAAGAACATTGGGTACTATTGGTCTACAGCCGGGACATCCTCTAGCAGAAGAAAAAACAGCTCCAATACCAAAATGGAAAGAATATGGAGTATACGTTTTGTCTTTAGTTTTTGTGCCTATCATTATGACCATGGTTGCTAAGACAGAATATACAGATTATTTTATGTGGACTATCGGGCCATTAACTTTAATCTATTTATTCTATGAAATGTCCAAAGTAACAGCTTCAGAACGTAAAAAGCTTTGGGCAGCTCTGGTTTTTATTATTTTCTCCATCATATTCTGGGGAATCTATGAACAAAGTGGAGGTTCTTTAAGTATTTTTGCCGCTAAAAATCTAAACAAAGACCTTTTAGGATTAGACCCAAATGGAGTGAATAACTCAGGGGGAGCTTTCTTCATTATTTTCCTGGCTCCATTGATCGGGCTTCTTTGGATCTGGCTGAACAAAAGAAAAATTGAACCCAACACTATTATTAAATTCGGATTAGGATTTATTTTCTTAGGATTAGGATATTATGTTTTATTTGCTACCCGTCTGTTTGCTGATCTTCAGGGAATCACTTCACTGAACTTCTTTACACTGGCATTGCTAATCATCACTCTTGGAGAATTATGTCTCTCTCCTATTGGATTATCCATCATGACCAAACTTTCTACCAAGAATCTTCAGGGAATGATGATGGGAATGTGGTTCCTTGCTTCGGCCTATGGACAGTATGTTGCAGGGATTATCGGAGCCAGTCTTGCTACTGCAAAAAAAGGTTCTAGCAACTATGATGAATTGATCACTTATACTGATGGATATAAACAATTGGGTTTATATGCGGTAATTGCCGGAGTGGTATTAATTTTGATATCTCCGTACGTGAAAAAATTAATGCAAGATGTAAAATAA
- a CDS encoding peptide MFS transporter, translating into MDNIEALSPKPDEFVENKNSRHPKGLWVLFGTEMWERFNFYGMRALLTLFMVNSLLIKEADAAIIYGGFLALCYLTPLLGGFIADKYIGNRFAIIIGGSLMAIGQFLLFISASTFSADIGSAKLIMWLALFVIIFGNGFFKPNISSMVGSLYPKQEKSKLDSAFTIFYMGINIGAFLGQFICPYVGDVKDAATGVRDIFAFKWGFLAASIAMIIGTITFFILKNKYVVTPEGRPIGGLPKNNTSADFEEGETQTAKFSGMSLGITVGIFVALFFVFRYLLVGELGFNSVEMGQMIKGIIYPFIYAAGISLAFLIMSSAENKIERQRIWVIYIVSFFIIFFWAAFEQAGSSLTFIADNQTDRNIFGWNMPPSMVQIFNGIFVVLLAVPFSLCWDKLRAKGKEPVSPFKQAMGLALIALSYFIIAHNVKDLGSSGLLAIKWLMLLYFIQTCGELCLSPIGLSLVGKLAPKRFASLLYGVFFISNAAGYALAGSLGALIPATGDKFKKAEELGVNLQDVLDKKVTLTADQVAAFDKAQLPLHNPTFVGFEIHNLFEFFMVFVVLCGIASVILGLISPILKKMMHGVN; encoded by the coding sequence ATGGATAATATTGAAGCATTGAGTCCGAAACCGGATGAATTTGTAGAGAATAAGAATTCCAGGCATCCTAAAGGATTATGGGTTCTTTTCGGAACAGAAATGTGGGAGCGTTTCAACTTTTATGGGATGAGAGCACTTTTGACGCTCTTCATGGTAAATTCCTTATTAATAAAAGAAGCTGATGCTGCAATCATCTATGGTGGATTTCTAGCGTTATGTTATTTAACACCTCTTTTAGGAGGATTTATTGCTGATAAGTATATCGGAAACAGATTCGCTATCATCATTGGTGGATCATTAATGGCTATTGGCCAGTTTTTATTATTTATCAGTGCTTCAACTTTCTCAGCAGACATTGGAAGTGCTAAACTGATTATGTGGCTGGCATTATTCGTTATCATTTTTGGTAATGGATTCTTCAAACCGAATATTTCCTCAATGGTGGGAAGTCTTTATCCAAAGCAGGAAAAATCTAAACTGGATTCTGCTTTCACCATTTTCTATATGGGGATCAACATTGGAGCATTCTTGGGTCAGTTTATCTGTCCATACGTAGGAGACGTAAAAGATGCTGCGACCGGAGTAAGAGATATCTTCGCTTTCAAATGGGGGTTCTTAGCAGCTTCTATTGCGATGATAATCGGGACAATAACATTCTTTATCCTTAAAAACAAATATGTAGTAACCCCTGAAGGAAGACCTATCGGAGGATTACCAAAAAACAATACAAGTGCTGACTTCGAAGAAGGAGAAACTCAAACAGCAAAATTCTCAGGGATGTCCTTAGGAATTACTGTAGGTATATTTGTTGCTCTATTCTTTGTATTCAGATATTTACTTGTAGGAGAACTTGGGTTCAATTCAGTGGAAATGGGGCAAATGATTAAAGGAATTATCTACCCATTCATCTATGCAGCAGGTATTTCCCTAGCATTCCTGATTATGTCCTCTGCTGAAAACAAGATTGAGAGACAAAGAATCTGGGTAATTTATATCGTTTCATTCTTTATTATTTTCTTCTGGGCCGCATTTGAACAGGCTGGATCGTCGTTAACATTTATCGCAGATAACCAGACAGACAGAAACATTTTCGGATGGAATATGCCTCCTTCAATGGTTCAGATCTTTAACGGGATTTTCGTAGTTCTATTAGCTGTTCCTTTCAGTTTGTGCTGGGATAAACTAAGAGCAAAAGGAAAAGAACCGGTATCTCCATTCAAACAAGCAATGGGATTGGCATTAATCGCTCTTTCTTATTTCATCATTGCACACAATGTAAAAGATCTTGGAAGCTCAGGATTATTAGCGATTAAATGGTTAATGTTATTATATTTCATCCAGACTTGTGGTGAGCTTTGTCTTTCTCCAATTGGTTTATCATTGGTTGGTAAGCTTGCTCCAAAAAGATTTGCTTCATTACTATACGGTGTTTTCTTCATTTCTAACGCTGCTGGTTATGCATTGGCAGGTTCATTAGGAGCACTTATCCCTGCAACAGGTGATAAATTCAAGAAAGCTGAAGAATTGGGAGTTAATCTACAGGATGTTCTGGATAAAAAAGTAACGCTGACAGCTGATCAGGTAGCTGCTTTTGATAAGGCTCAGCTTCCATTACACAACCCAACTTTTGTAGGATTTGAAATCCACAATCTATTCGAATTCTTCATGGTATTCGTAGTACTTTGTGGTATTGCTTCTGTAATTTTAGGTTTAATTTCACCTATCTTAAAGAAAATGATGCACGGTGTGAACTAA
- a CDS encoding peptide MFS transporter, whose product MKTKHPKGLPFLFFTEMWERFGYYLILGIFVLYVIEPTGMKGGLGLPDKTADDIFGTYIALTYLTPFIGGFLADRVLGYIKSIYLGGFLMAAGYIGMGVFKDLPLFYASLALIIIGNGFFKPTISTLLGNLYSEEPYKANKDSGYNIFYMGINIGAFICNIIAAFMRNKFGWGEAFITAGVGMLIGMVIFTIGRKHYIHAAQMKPVQEGDTKLSEIMLKVFVPAIIAGAIGWFVPNNIFGSDSTDAFIFACIPVIYFYASLYFKAKPDEKASIGALLSVFLISMFFWAVFKQNGTALTRWANYYTDRSVPASIEKPLEDIYMVEGKSYENKETPVYDNQFRSQKDDKGETKKEMGKDVYFKNISPEQRATLEKTPENKVYLYNTELFQSINPFWVIALTPVIVGFWALLRRKGKEPLTPTKIVLGLFISGLSCLVMVLAVMAGDNGAVKVSPLWLVASYGVITIGELCLSPMGLSFVSKLSPARITALMMGGFFLANSVGNKLSGILASTWYNYENKTNYFLVNFGLLIFATLLGLSMLKRLNKIMKEKGH is encoded by the coding sequence ATGAAGACTAAACATCCTAAAGGGCTGCCCTTCCTCTTTTTTACAGAGATGTGGGAGCGTTTCGGGTATTACCTGATTCTTGGAATCTTTGTTCTGTATGTTATTGAGCCTACTGGTATGAAAGGCGGACTTGGACTTCCGGATAAAACTGCTGATGATATTTTCGGAACTTATATTGCCTTAACTTATCTGACTCCCTTCATTGGTGGATTCCTGGCAGACAGAGTTTTAGGATATATTAAATCTATTTATCTGGGAGGCTTTTTAATGGCTGCCGGATATATAGGAATGGGAGTGTTTAAAGATTTGCCTCTGTTTTATGCATCATTGGCATTAATTATTATTGGAAATGGTTTCTTTAAACCTACTATCTCAACACTATTAGGAAACCTTTATTCTGAAGAGCCTTATAAAGCTAATAAAGACTCCGGATATAATATTTTCTACATGGGAATCAATATCGGAGCATTTATCTGTAACATTATTGCTGCATTTATGCGTAATAAATTTGGCTGGGGTGAGGCCTTCATCACTGCCGGAGTGGGAATGCTTATTGGTATGGTGATTTTTACCATCGGAAGAAAGCATTATATCCATGCGGCACAGATGAAACCTGTACAGGAAGGAGATACCAAACTTTCGGAAATTATGCTTAAAGTATTTGTTCCTGCCATTATTGCCGGAGCCATAGGCTGGTTTGTTCCTAACAATATTTTTGGAAGTGACAGTACGGATGCCTTTATTTTTGCCTGTATTCCTGTTATTTATTTTTACGCCTCTCTTTACTTTAAAGCTAAACCTGATGAAAAAGCTTCTATCGGAGCATTACTTTCTGTATTCCTGATCAGTATGTTCTTCTGGGCTGTTTTCAAACAGAATGGTACAGCTTTGACAAGATGGGCGAATTATTATACAGACAGAAGTGTTCCTGCTTCTATTGAAAAACCATTGGAAGATATTTATATGGTGGAAGGTAAGAGCTATGAAAACAAAGAAACTCCGGTTTATGACAATCAGTTCAGATCTCAAAAGGATGACAAGGGAGAGACTAAGAAAGAAATGGGGAAAGATGTTTATTTTAAAAACATATCTCCTGAACAGCGTGCTACCCTTGAGAAAACCCCTGAGAATAAAGTATACCTGTACAATACGGAATTATTCCAGTCTATCAATCCATTCTGGGTAATTGCCCTGACTCCAGTGATCGTAGGGTTCTGGGCATTGTTGAGAAGAAAAGGAAAAGAGCCTTTGACGCCTACCAAAATTGTTTTAGGACTATTTATTTCAGGGCTTTCCTGTCTGGTAATGGTTTTAGCAGTGATGGCCGGAGATAACGGAGCTGTAAAAGTATCTCCTCTATGGCTTGTTGCCAGCTATGGAGTAATTACCATCGGGGAATTATGCTTGTCTCCAATGGGACTTTCCTTTGTATCCAAGCTCTCTCCTGCAAGGATTACTGCATTGATGATGGGAGGATTCTTCCTGGCCAACTCTGTGGGAAATAAGCTTTCCGGAATCCTGGCAAGTACGTGGTATAATTACGAAAACAAGACGAATTACTTCCTTGTTAACTTCGGTTTGTTAATATTTGCTACACTTTTAGGTCTTTCTATGTTAAAAAGACTGAACAAAATCATGAAAGAAAAAGGACATTAA
- a CDS encoding TIGR04149 family rSAM-modified RiPP yields the protein MKKINLKKLKGSLSRNELKTIKGGLRFESSVDDSSVDMGCGCTNAACANTHNGNGDSYCNGTFCCG from the coding sequence ATGAAAAAAATCAATTTAAAAAAATTGAAAGGAAGCTTATCCAGAAATGAGCTAAAAACAATTAAGGGAGGTCTAAGATTTGAAAGTTCTGTAGACGATTCATCAGTAGATATGGGATGTGGATGTACAAACGCCGCTTGTGCAAATACTCATAATGGTAATGGTGATTCATATTGCAATGGTACTTTTTGTTGTGGGTAA
- a CDS encoding vitamin K epoxide reductase family protein: MTRKSYTAVINYLDDNKIRIDKDEFEFQLEGHPDFPSLLAFSDALHFFNIENYSYRIDNDEKDILPENFLALVEGELAIVNNKNNKITVNGSPTEDFFSEWENIILVVYHSEEQPLTKSKFEYTYINWGIVALLFLLLFGYDSSNLVLKLIFVATGLIGFIFACEAYKKTHGKGTFIPVGVCKSNYLNTDCDLVFNSKKWKIFNKIDLSEVSLLFFTSQIVCFILFSLIKNIEFFFDIYRYGLFAFLPVAFLSLFYQIFIVKKYCPVCLVIIVSVCIQLITANLIFFMSKKIEGSAVALFLIGCLGSLIVLLNLRMKNRNAQKDENTLKKNLKFRRNYQFFKNNLSLQKRLIDKDFSSAFVFGNQKADQTLTFVTNPFCKHCKEFYPVFLKLVKKYSDELRINIYFDVDLSREDLDNRTVHLNLTNIYMNSENKVEFLEALSNWYDVQGYSKNKNEWYKKYSKYFGNSENALELLKGHEKWVSSNSVHFTPNIFINDMEYPLQYERADLEFFIPEFLSEN; encoded by the coding sequence ATGACACGCAAAAGTTATACTGCTGTTATCAATTATCTGGATGATAATAAAATACGTATTGATAAGGATGAGTTTGAATTTCAATTGGAAGGGCATCCTGATTTTCCAAGTCTTCTGGCATTTTCTGATGCTTTACACTTTTTCAATATTGAAAATTACAGTTACAGAATTGATAATGATGAAAAAGATATTTTACCTGAGAATTTTTTGGCTTTAGTAGAAGGAGAACTGGCTATTGTAAACAATAAAAATAACAAAATAACAGTCAATGGTTCTCCAACAGAAGATTTTTTTTCAGAATGGGAGAATATAATACTGGTTGTATATCACTCTGAGGAGCAGCCCCTCACAAAATCAAAATTTGAGTATACCTATATTAATTGGGGAATTGTAGCTCTGTTATTTCTGCTTCTTTTCGGATATGACTCATCTAATCTGGTTTTGAAATTGATCTTTGTGGCTACTGGTCTCATCGGATTTATTTTTGCCTGTGAAGCATATAAAAAAACTCATGGAAAAGGAACATTTATACCGGTTGGAGTTTGTAAAAGTAATTACCTGAATACCGATTGTGATTTGGTTTTTAATTCAAAAAAATGGAAGATTTTTAACAAAATAGATTTGTCAGAAGTTTCACTGCTGTTTTTTACCAGTCAAATAGTGTGTTTTATTTTATTTAGCCTGATAAAGAATATTGAATTCTTTTTTGATATCTATCGATATGGGTTATTTGCCTTCCTACCAGTTGCTTTTTTATCATTATTCTATCAGATATTTATTGTTAAAAAATATTGTCCTGTCTGCCTGGTAATCATAGTTTCTGTATGTATTCAGCTGATAACTGCCAATCTTATTTTCTTTATGAGTAAAAAAATTGAAGGTAGTGCTGTGGCCTTATTTTTAATTGGTTGTTTGGGGTCACTCATCGTTCTGCTGAACCTTAGAATGAAAAATAGGAATGCACAGAAAGATGAAAATACCCTTAAAAAGAATTTGAAATTCAGGAGAAATTATCAGTTTTTCAAAAATAATCTGTCTTTGCAGAAAAGGTTGATAGATAAAGATTTTTCAAGTGCTTTTGTGTTTGGTAATCAGAAGGCAGATCAAACTTTGACCTTTGTTACCAATCCTTTTTGCAAACATTGTAAAGAATTTTATCCTGTTTTTCTAAAGCTGGTTAAAAAGTATTCTGACGAACTGAGAATCAATATATACTTTGATGTAGATCTTAGCAGAGAGGATTTGGATAATAGAACGGTTCACTTAAATCTTACCAATATTTATATGAACAGCGAAAATAAAGTAGAATTTTTAGAAGCTCTAAGTAATTGGTATGACGTTCAGGGGTATAGTAAGAATAAAAATGAATGGTATAAAAAATATTCTAAATATTTTGGAAATTCAGAGAATGCGCTTGAATTGTTAAAAGGACACGAAAAATGGGTAAGCAGCAATAGTGTGCATTTTACACCTAATATTTTTATCAACGATATGGAATATCCGCTTCAGTATGAGAGAGCAGATCTGGAGTTTTTTATTCCTGAATTTTTATCTGAAAATTAA
- a CDS encoding GLPGLI family protein encodes MKNLLFILLGTCMMFSQNNRFIYEVKYKKDSISKYITKENHYLDITKEDIAYYNRLYFINDSLDLHGFKDYRLTSFLIKKKNNNSYQNYEYIGDVNFYKINEKAEQNWKISDSIKIFGGYQVQKAVTEFGGRSWVAWFSKDIPVSYGPYKFNGLPGLIMELYDTKKDYYFKVIKSEKITEGYQRISLKNSMSRAVPITQKELDKLKLDLYSNPFKYVLNGTLTIPEGKKLLLDDGTILTKEELKPAEANERKKIKAFNNPIELDKAVKYP; translated from the coding sequence ATGAAAAATTTACTATTTATACTACTGGGAACATGCATGATGTTTTCCCAGAATAACAGGTTCATCTATGAGGTAAAATATAAGAAAGATTCAATTTCAAAGTATATTACCAAAGAAAATCATTATTTGGATATCACAAAAGAGGATATAGCTTACTATAATAGATTGTATTTTATTAATGATTCATTAGATCTTCATGGTTTTAAAGATTATAGGTTAACTTCGTTTCTCATTAAAAAGAAAAATAATAATTCATATCAAAATTATGAATACATTGGTGATGTGAACTTCTATAAAATTAACGAAAAAGCAGAGCAAAATTGGAAAATTTCAGACAGTATTAAAATATTTGGAGGTTATCAGGTTCAAAAAGCTGTAACGGAGTTTGGTGGAAGAAGCTGGGTAGCATGGTTTTCCAAAGATATCCCAGTTTCTTACGGACCCTATAAATTTAATGGTTTACCTGGTTTGATCATGGAGCTCTATGACACAAAAAAAGATTATTACTTTAAAGTTATCAAAAGTGAAAAAATTACGGAAGGTTATCAACGTATTTCATTGAAAAACTCTATGTCCAGAGCAGTCCCTATTACTCAGAAAGAACTTGATAAATTAAAATTAGATCTTTATTCCAATCCTTTTAAATATGTTTTAAATGGAACTTTGACGATTCCTGAAGGAAAAAAGTTACTGCTTGATGACGGTACAATTCTTACAAAAGAAGAGCTGAAACCTGCTGAAGCCAATGAAAGAAAAAAAATAAAAGCCTTTAATAATCCTATAGAACTGGATAAAGCGGTAAAATATCCTTGA